TTCGTCTCCTGGATGGCGCCCTTGGGGTAGATGAGCCCCGCGCCCACGCGCAGCCGCTCCAGGGCGATGCGCGTGTTGAGCGCGCCCTTGAGCGGGCGCACCAGCGCGTTGAGCGGCACGCCGCGGCGGATGAGCATCTCGCCCAGCGTCTCCCAGTTGCCGAAGTGCGCCGTCACCAGCAGCGCGCCCTGGCCCCCGTCCACGTGCGCGCGCAGCCGCCGGAAGGCCTCCTCGCCCACCACCGGGTCCTGCTCCCAGCCCGGGTGCAGGCGCTCCCCGGTTCCGATGGACTCGAGCACCACGCGCGCCATGGTGAGGTAGGCGCCCTTGGCGATGGCCCGCCGCTCCGCCTCGCTCTTCTCCGGCAGCGCCTGCGCCAGGTTGTCCAGCGCCACCTTCAGGCGGATGCCCAGCGCGTACGCGAGCCCGCCCACGAAGCGGGCGATGGCGTCGCGCGTGCCGAGCGACAGCCCGCCCACGAAGTCCAGCAGCAGCCCCGCGAGGAAGCCCGTCACCCGTCCCGGGCGCGTGCCCTCGATGCGCCGCAGCTCCGGCGGTGGGACGACCTGGGTGGGCAGCGGCGGGGGCAGGGACTGGACGGGGGCGGGCGCGGACACGGGCGGCACTCCACCCGATAGGCCCGGACAGGGCAAGGACGGCCGAGGGGGTGCGCCTGCGCGGCGGGCGAGCGGGCGGGGCGCGCGCCCTAGTCCGCCACGGGCGCGCAGTCGTAGCGGGCCTCGGTGCGCAGCAGCAGCACGCGCCGCGCGCCCACCAGGTCCCACTCCTCGCGCCGCACGGGGCGCCCCGCGGCGTCGTAGGTGCTCAGGTGCTCGGTGTGCGTGTAGCTCGCGCCGCCCGCGCCCGAGGTCTGGCTCTGCACGTCCGTGCGCACGCTGCGCCCCGCGGCGTCGTAGTCGAAGACCTCCACCAGCGACGAGGTGTGCGCGCCCAGGGTGCGCTCGGAGCTGCGGCGCCGCAGCAGCCCCGCGGCGTCGTACTGGGCCGTGCCCACGGTGCGCGCGCCCGCCTGCAGGTCGTCCTCCTGCCAGTCCAGCAGCAGCCCGCGCGCGTCGTAGTGGCGGGTCCAGGCGGTGCGCGCCCGGGCGTCGTGGAAGGTCTCGGTGCGCGCTCCCTCCGGCGCGTAGGCGCAGCTCCAATCGCTGAGCCGCGCCGTGCCCCCCTCGGGCAGCAGCGCGTCGCTCACCACCGTCAGGGCGCGCCCCGCCGCGTCGTAGCTGCGGCGCTCGCGCGCGCCCGCCGCGCCGCCCGAGGGCAGGGTCTCCACCTGCAGGAGCCGCCCCTCGGCGTCGTAGCGGTACTCGGTGGTGGCCGTGGCCTCGCCCAGGGCCTCCGTCACCTTGAGCAGCTGCCCCTGCGCGTCGTACTCCGAGTGGGTCGTGCGGGTGAGGGGCTGCACGCTGCCGGGGCCGGCCTCGGTGTGCTGCT
This window of the Aggregicoccus sp. 17bor-14 genome carries:
- a CDS encoding lipid A biosynthesis acyltransferase; the encoded protein is MSAPAPVQSLPPPLPTQVVPPPELRRIEGTRPGRVTGFLAGLLLDFVGGLSLGTRDAIARFVGGLAYALGIRLKVALDNLAQALPEKSEAERRAIAKGAYLTMARVVLESIGTGERLHPGWEQDPVVGEEAFRRLRAHVDGGQGALLVTAHFGNWETLGEMLIRRGVPLNALVRPLKGALNTRIALERLRVGAGLIYPKGAIQETNAALKRGECVYMLLDQALPAKSALFVPFFGRPASTTPALAVAAQRTGMPVFVVMGVRNARGHVQMHVEGPIAPPPPGTPEPLVEHTARVTAALERTIRQYPEQWLWLHRRWKVAPPGPAA